Part of the Paracoccus sp. S3-43 genome, CGTTGTCGATGATGTCCAGCACGCTGACCTCCAGCGTGGTGGTGCCGGTGATGCTGGCCTCGCCCGGTTCAAGGAACGCCTGGACGCCGAAGCGGTCCTGGAAGGCCTTCAGCCGGTCGGCGAGGCGGTCGATCGGATAGCCCTCGCCGGTGAAATGGATGCCGCCACCCAGGCTGACCCAGTCCAGGCGCTTGAGGATGGCGCCGAATTCGGTCTCGATCCGGGTCAGTTGCTGGTCGAACAGGTCGAAATCGCGGTTCTCGCAGTTATAGTGGATCATCACGCCGCTGATGCGGTCCAGGGCCGCCTCAAGGCGCGGCAGATCCCATTCGCCCAGGCGGCTGAAGGGCCGCGCGGGGTCGGCCAGATCGAAGCCGCTGGTCGAAAAGCGCGGGTTCAGCCGCAGGCCGCGCGCGATCCCGGCTGCCTTGTCGCCGAAACGGTCAAGCTGCGACAGGCTGTTGAAGATGATCTTGTCGGCATAGGAAATCGCCTCGTCGATCTCGTGATCGGCCCAGGCGACGGAATAGGCATGGGTCTCCTTGCCGAACTCCTCGTGCCCCAGGCGCAGTTCGAACAAGGACGACGAGGTCGTGCCGTCCATGTAGTCGCGCATCAGATCGAAGACCGACCAGGTGGCAAAGCACTTCAGCGCCAGCAGAGCCTTGGCCCCCGACGCCTCGCGAAGATGCGCGACCTTTTCCATGTTGCGGCGCAACGCGGACGTGTCGATCAGGTAGAAGGGCGTCTGCATCACGGCCATGCGGGAACCTTTGGGGTCGAAAGAGAAAGGGCCGATATAGCCACGACCCCGGCTTTTCGCAAGA contains:
- the nspC gene encoding carboxynorspermidine decarboxylase, which encodes MAVMQTPFYLIDTSALRRNMEKVAHLREASGAKALLALKCFATWSVFDLMRDYMDGTTSSSLFELRLGHEEFGKETHAYSVAWADHEIDEAISYADKIIFNSLSQLDRFGDKAAGIARGLRLNPRFSTSGFDLADPARPFSRLGEWDLPRLEAALDRISGVMIHYNCENRDFDLFDQQLTRIETEFGAILKRLDWVSLGGGIHFTGEGYPIDRLADRLKAFQDRFGVQAFLEPGEASITGTTTLEVSVLDIIDNGKQVAIVDSSIEAHMLDLLIYRETAKLPQTGDHAYQIAGKTCLAGDIFGEAHFDRPLAVGDRISIADAAGYTMVKKNWFNGVAMPAIAIREEDGAIRTVRSFPYEDYKSSLS